CATGTCCATGTAGTGGACTCCGAAGTTGGTGATCTGGCCGCCGGAGTAATCGTAGAACCAGCGGAAGTTGTAATACATGCGGTTGCGGTTGTAGGGGCGCTTCGGCGCGGGTCCGAGCCAGGCTTCCCATTCTTCTTCGCTCGGCGGAGGACCGTCGGGCGGCGCGCCGATACCCGCGGGCCACTCGTTCTGCACGTGGTAGCCCTTGGCGACGGTGACCTGGCCGATGCCGCCGCTGCGCACGAATTCGGCAGCCTCGCGCAGCGCCTGGACGCTGCGGCGCTGAATGCCCACCTGCGTAACGCGCTTTGTCTCCGCCGCCACTTCGACCATGCGCCGCCCTTCGCGCACGGTGAGCGAGAGGGGCTTTTCGACATAGACGTCCTTGCCGGCGCGGCAGGAGTCGATGAACATCAGGGCATGCCAGTGGTCGGGCGTCGCAATGACCACGGCGTTCACGTCTTTGTCTTCGAGCAGGCGGCGGTAGTCTTTGTATTTGCGGGGGTTCGAGCGGGACTTCTTCACCGCCAGATCCATGTATTCTTCCTTGAGGTCGCACACGGCGGCGGTGAACTGGTCGCCGTGTTCGAGAAAGGCTTCATGCACCTGGTCGCCGCGGTTGCCCAGTCCGATGTAGCCGACGCCGATGCGGTCGTTTGCGCCGAGGATGCGCGAGTAGCTGAGCGCCGTGGCTGCCAGCGCGGAACGCGTGAAGTGCCTGCGGTCGGATGACATGATGGTTGGCTGCTCCGTTGAAACGGTTTCGAAACGCTTTGATGCTATCTTGTGGGCATGTCCCTGGCAAGGACTCTGGCCTTTCTTCTCTGCACTGTCATGACCACGGGCGCTGCTCCACGGATCCTCGTTCATGGCCACCGCGGCGCCCGCACCGTGCTGCCGGAGAACACGCTGCCCGCGTTTGAATACGCCATCCGCGAGGGCGCCGATGTGCTGGAGCTGGATCTGTGGGTGACGGCGGACAACATTCTCGTGGTGCATCACGACCCGCTGATCAACACGGCCATCTGCGAAGGACCCGGCGGCGAGCGCACCATCCGCAAGCTGACTCTGGAACAGGTGAAGCAGTGGGACTGCGGCGCGAAGAAGAACCCGGATTTTCCGCGTCAGGAGCCGAGACCGGGCACGCGCATCCCTACGCTGGATGAAGTGCTGGCGCTCGCGCCTCGCGGGTCGTTCTGGTTCAACATCGAGATGAAGAGCCAGCCGGCGAAGCCCGAGCTGCAGCCTCCGGCGGAGGACTACGCGAAGCTGGTGGCGGAGACCGTGCGGAGGCACGGGCTGGAGAACCGCGTCATCGTGCAATCGTTCGATTTTGCGCTTATGCGGGCGTTGCACCAGGTGGCGCCGGAGCTGCGCCGCGCCGCGCTGTACGCAGGTCTGCCGCGCGAGTTCACGGAACTCTCGCGCGAGGCGGGCAACACGCCCATCGTCAGCCCGCACTACTCGCTGGTGACGCCGGAGCGGGTGAAGCAGGCGCACGAGGCGGGGCTGCAGGTGGTGCCGTGGACGGCGAACACGGCAGACGCGTGGGACAGGCTGATCGCCGCAGGGGTGGACGCCATCATCACGGACGATCCCAAAGGATTGATCGATCACCTGCGCGCCCGGGGCCTGCGCTGACCGGCGGCGGAGGGCACGGCAGGCGCAGTCCACTGGGGACTTCTCTCTGAGCATGAGGGCCGGCTGAGGGGCCCGGCGGGTGAACGCTCGCTCTCAGGCGGCCCATGCAAACACGGTCGGGATGCAGCCGCCGCCCAGAGGCGGCGGGAAACCCGCGGGGAGGGCGCGCGGGGCGCGGCCGGGAACCGCCCGCTCTCGCGGCTCAGAGCCCGCTTCGAGGCTGCGGGGATTTTGGCGGATGCTGCGGGAGGAAAACAGGAAGCCCGCGGCCCCGCTCTGAGGCGGGGCCGCGGGCTGGAGGTGGTGACGAGTCGATGCGGAATCAGTAGTCCATGTCAGGACCGTGGCCGCCGGCAGCCGGAGCGGGCTTCTTCTCCGGGATCTCGCACACCATCGCCTCGGTGGTGATCATGAGGCCGGCGATGGAGGCGGCGTTCTGCAGAGCGGTGCGGGTGACCTTGGTCGGGTCGATGACGCCGGCCTCGACCAGGTTCTCGTACTCGCCCTTCTGGGCGTTGAAGCCGTAGTTCAGGTCGGAGTTGGCGAGGATCTTGCCGACGACGATGGCGCCCTCGAAACCGGCGTTGGCCGCGATCTGGCGCACCGGCTCCTCGCAGGCGCGCTTCACGATGTTGATGCCGATCTGCTCGTCGTTCTCGCCCTTGATGCCGTCGAGCACGCGGGAAGCGCGCAGCAGGGCCACGCCGCCGCCGGGCACGATGCCCTCTTCGACAGCCGCGCGGGTGGCATGCAGGGCGTCTTCGACGCGGGCCTTCTTCTCCTTCATCTCGGTCTCGGTGGCAGCGCCGACCTTGATCACCGCAA
This DNA window, taken from Bryobacteraceae bacterium, encodes the following:
- a CDS encoding NADH-dependent dehydrogenase, which produces MSSDRRHFTRSALAATALSYSRILGANDRIGVGYIGLGNRGDQVHEAFLEHGDQFTAAVCDLKEEYMDLAVKKSRSNPRKYKDYRRLLEDKDVNAVVIATPDHWHALMFIDSCRAGKDVYVEKPLSLTVREGRRMVEVAAETKRVTQVGIQRRSVQALREAAEFVRSGGIGQVTVAKGYHVQNEWPAGIGAPPDGPPPSEEEWEAWLGPAPKRPYNRNRMYYNFRWFYDYSGGQITNFGVHYMDMIRMCLGKDAPLAVTAMGGKYAVRDNREIPDTCEVLWDMGGTLVVFTQYNANGAPGNARGTELELRGTKGTMYLQSGRWEVVPEKVTELEFGLRTPVDRSIERAWGPSRKPAMEPRSGGSGAAETYPHTRNFLDCIRSRQKCHCDVLEGHLSTAACIIGHIALRTKSYLEWDARAERFTNNDAANRYLHYEYRKPYRLG
- the glpQ gene encoding glycerophosphoryl diester phosphodiesterase, which codes for MSLARTLAFLLCTVMTTGAAPRILVHGHRGARTVLPENTLPAFEYAIREGADVLELDLWVTADNILVVHHDPLINTAICEGPGGERTIRKLTLEQVKQWDCGAKKNPDFPRQEPRPGTRIPTLDEVLALAPRGSFWFNIEMKSQPAKPELQPPAEDYAKLVAETVRRHGLENRVIVQSFDFALMRALHQVAPELRRAALYAGLPREFTELSREAGNTPIVSPHYSLVTPERVKQAHEAGLQVVPWTANTADAWDRLIAAGVDAIITDDPKGLIDHLRARGLR